A DNA window from Nitrospirota bacterium contains the following coding sequences:
- a CDS encoding VOC family protein, with protein sequence MIRYTGVNHLALATGNMDETIRFWRDLLGMRLIAGLGKPGYRQYFLQVSDHDMIAFFEWPGVSPVEEKEHGRPVKGPFAFDHVAFGVQDEDELWKLKERFEAAGIWVSEVIDHGFIHSIYSFDPNGIPVEFSYYVPGTDVRKSPLMADREPTLLAREGAEPRFDRWPAAAAPTPREKRRIYPGAGSELFHGKKTNA encoded by the coding sequence ATGATCCGCTATACCGGTGTGAACCACCTAGCCCTGGCCACGGGGAACATGGATGAGACCATCCGGTTCTGGAGGGACCTGCTCGGCATGAGGCTCATTGCCGGCCTCGGCAAGCCCGGCTACCGCCAGTACTTCCTCCAGGTCTCGGACCACGACATGATCGCTTTTTTCGAATGGCCCGGCGTGAGCCCTGTCGAAGAGAAGGAGCACGGGCGTCCGGTGAAGGGGCCCTTTGCCTTCGACCACGTTGCCTTCGGCGTGCAGGACGAGGACGAACTCTGGAAACTGAAGGAGCGGTTCGAGGCCGCCGGGATATGGGTCTCCGAGGTCATCGACCACGGGTTCATTCACTCGATCTATTCCTTTGACCCCAACGGCATTCCCGTGGAGTTCAGCTATTATGTCCCCGGCACCGATGTGCGGAAGAGCCCTCTCATGGCGGACCGGGAGCCAACGCTCCTGGCAAGGGAGGGCGCCGAGCCGCGGTTCGACCGGTGGCCTGCCGCTGCAGCGCCGACGCCGAGAGAGAAGCGCAGGATCTACCCCGGCGCGGGAAGCGAGCTGTTCCACGGGAAAAAGACAAACGCATGA
- a CDS encoding M20/M25/M40 family metallo-hydrolase, translated as MTERAGYVLRLRQNSLPRPLFMLAIVLLLAWHPLVLHAAGLPHHTLTVSLDPGRHKLSASDTITVPGDFPREFTFALHAGLNPSSPDPGVHIRKKARQDADAPLEVFLVTLPRGANTFTVAYSGSIYHPLIASQNQARGFDQTPGSIAGEGVYLAASSAWYPLLETDFFTFTLTIVLPVEWDAVSQGGRRLRDRMKTGESVEWDSPEPQNEIYLIASRFKTYEKTKGKLTAMVYLRTPDEGLASRYLDATMQYIAMYDRLIGPYPYAKFALVENFWETGFGMPSFTLLGPTVLRLPFIINTSYPHEILHNWWGNSVYPVYEKGNWSEGITAYLADHLLKEQQGQGADYRLTTLQKYADYVSSGRDFPLTRFTARHSPSTEAVGYGKALMFFHMLRLELGDKAFIKGLRDFYRDYKFHYATFADIDKSFSASSGRDLKAEFDQWITKTGAPEIRLENVRPRSNGQGSKDGNGSIIAFRMRQVQQGRPYRMHIPVAVTLEHAEQAYQTVVEMNEGEREFELAVPSRALRLDIDPEFDLFRRLDRGEVPPAITQPLGAKKMLVILPAIAGKKMLDAYRAFAQDLADAGPDAVDVKLDSEVSKLPIDRAVAVLGWENRFLQGLEPAWKEYEVSFGAKAIRINRTAIAKMNHSVVLTARNPGNRDAGLLFIAADRPEPLPGLGRKLPHYHKYSYLAFEGDEPANVAKGRWPVVDSPLTAFLDAKHVEMARLAPREALASLPPVYSEERMMETIRLLAGEMLKGREIGTPEIDRAAGYLALQFKQAGLLPGGDDGSFFQAWKDPSRGIVMKNVIGVIRGMNRKFSSQSVVIGAHYDHLGMGMNIGRTEDRGRIHPGADDNASGVAVLLELARVLKETLKPDRNIVFAAFTGEEEGKLGSNYYIKYGRAYPVSNCIGMVNLDTVGRLGRKKLLVLGGSSAKEWVHIFRGAWFVTGVEIDMVSENLDSSDQMSFQEAGVPAVQLFSGPHLDYHRPSDTIDTIDSAGLVKAASVTKEVVEYLSGREAPLTSTLKPGEAPPAGPKTERKVSLGTIPDFSFHGKGVRLSGVAEGSPSALAGMREGDVITGIDSQAVNDLKDFSDALKRAKPGEKLSISFTRNGKEMTVQTAVQAR; from the coding sequence TTGACCGAACGCGCCGGATACGTCCTCAGGCTCAGGCAGAACAGCCTCCCGCGCCCGCTGTTCATGCTCGCCATTGTCCTGCTCCTCGCCTGGCATCCCCTCGTCCTTCACGCTGCCGGACTGCCTCATCATACGCTCACGGTGTCACTCGATCCCGGACGCCACAAGCTGAGCGCCTCCGACACGATCACGGTGCCCGGGGACTTCCCGCGGGAATTCACCTTTGCCCTGCACGCGGGACTCAATCCGTCATCCCCTGATCCCGGTGTGCACATCCGGAAGAAAGCCCGACAGGATGCGGACGCGCCTCTCGAAGTGTTCCTCGTCACGCTGCCCCGGGGGGCAAACACGTTCACCGTCGCCTATTCCGGAAGCATCTACCATCCCCTCATCGCGAGCCAGAACCAGGCCCGGGGGTTCGACCAGACGCCGGGCAGTATCGCCGGGGAGGGCGTGTACCTTGCCGCAAGCTCGGCATGGTATCCCCTGCTCGAAACCGATTTTTTCACTTTTACCCTCACGATCGTCCTGCCCGTTGAATGGGACGCGGTCAGCCAGGGCGGCCGCAGGCTCCGGGACAGGATGAAAACCGGCGAAAGCGTTGAATGGGATTCGCCGGAGCCGCAGAACGAAATCTATCTTATCGCTTCCCGGTTCAAGACGTATGAGAAGACAAAGGGCAAGCTCACGGCCATGGTCTATCTCCGCACACCCGACGAGGGTCTCGCGTCCAGGTACCTGGACGCCACGATGCAGTACATCGCGATGTACGACAGGCTGATCGGACCCTATCCCTACGCCAAGTTCGCGCTCGTCGAGAACTTCTGGGAGACCGGCTTCGGCATGCCGTCCTTCACCCTTCTCGGCCCCACCGTGCTCCGGCTGCCTTTTATCATCAACACCTCCTATCCCCACGAGATCCTGCACAACTGGTGGGGCAACAGCGTGTACCCGGTGTACGAGAAGGGCAACTGGTCGGAGGGGATCACCGCCTACCTCGCCGACCATCTGCTGAAGGAGCAGCAGGGCCAGGGAGCGGACTACCGCCTGACCACGCTCCAGAAATACGCGGATTACGTCTCGAGCGGACGCGACTTCCCGCTTACCCGGTTCACGGCGCGTCACAGCCCCTCGACGGAGGCGGTGGGATACGGCAAGGCGCTCATGTTCTTCCATATGCTCAGGCTCGAGCTGGGAGACAAGGCCTTCATCAAGGGCCTTCGCGATTTTTACCGGGACTACAAATTCCATTACGCCACCTTCGCTGATATCGATAAAAGCTTCTCTGCCTCCTCGGGTAGAGATCTCAAGGCGGAATTCGACCAATGGATAACGAAGACCGGGGCGCCGGAGATACGATTGGAGAACGTACGGCCAAGGAGCAACGGACAGGGATCGAAGGATGGCAACGGCTCGATAATCGCATTCCGGATGAGGCAGGTCCAGCAGGGAAGACCCTACCGCATGCATATTCCCGTTGCCGTGACGCTGGAGCACGCGGAACAGGCGTACCAGACTGTCGTGGAAATGAACGAGGGCGAGAGGGAGTTCGAGCTGGCTGTCCCGTCACGCGCGCTCCGGCTCGACATCGACCCCGAGTTCGACCTGTTCCGCAGGCTCGACCGCGGCGAGGTCCCTCCTGCTATCACCCAGCCGCTGGGGGCGAAGAAGATGCTCGTCATTCTGCCTGCAATCGCGGGCAAAAAGATGCTCGATGCATACCGGGCATTTGCGCAGGACCTTGCTGACGCGGGCCCTGATGCGGTCGACGTGAAGCTCGACAGTGAGGTCTCGAAACTGCCGATCGACCGGGCAGTGGCTGTCCTGGGATGGGAGAACAGGTTCCTGCAAGGCCTGGAGCCCGCGTGGAAGGAGTACGAGGTCTCGTTCGGGGCCAAGGCCATCAGGATCAACAGGACCGCGATCGCGAAGATGAACCACTCCGTGGTTCTTACCGCCCGGAATCCCGGGAACAGGGACGCGGGTCTGCTGTTCATCGCCGCTGACCGGCCGGAACCGCTCCCCGGTCTCGGCCGGAAGCTCCCCCACTATCACAAGTACAGCTATCTCGCCTTCGAAGGCGACGAGCCCGCGAATGTCGCAAAAGGCCGCTGGCCCGTTGTCGATTCTCCGCTCACCGCCTTCCTGGATGCCAAGCATGTCGAGATGGCTAGGCTCGCCCCGCGTGAGGCTTTGGCTTCGCTGCCGCCGGTCTATTCGGAAGAACGGATGATGGAAACGATCAGGCTCCTGGCGGGCGAAATGCTCAAGGGCAGGGAGATCGGCACGCCGGAGATCGACAGGGCCGCCGGATACCTCGCTCTACAGTTCAAGCAGGCGGGGCTGCTGCCGGGTGGTGATGACGGAAGTTTTTTCCAGGCCTGGAAAGACCCTTCACGCGGGATCGTGATGAAGAACGTGATCGGCGTCATCCGCGGAATGAACCGGAAATTCAGCAGCCAGAGCGTCGTCATCGGAGCGCACTATGATCACCTGGGAATGGGAATGAACATCGGCCGGACCGAGGACCGGGGCAGGATCCATCCCGGCGCGGATGACAATGCCAGCGGCGTGGCCGTGCTGCTGGAGCTTGCGCGGGTGCTGAAGGAAACCCTGAAACCCGACCGGAACATCGTCTTTGCGGCGTTCACCGGCGAGGAGGAAGGCAAGCTCGGGTCGAACTATTACATCAAGTACGGGCGCGCCTATCCTGTCTCGAACTGCATCGGCATGGTGAACCTCGATACCGTGGGCAGGCTCGGCAGGAAGAAACTGCTCGTGCTCGGCGGAAGCTCGGCGAAGGAGTGGGTGCACATCTTCCGGGGCGCGTGGTTCGTGACCGGCGTCGAGATCGATATGGTCTCGGAAAATCTCGACTCGAGCGATCAGATGAGCTTCCAGGAAGCGGGCGTGCCCGCTGTCCAGCTCTTTTCAGGGCCTCACCTCGACTATCATCGTCCATCGGATACGATCGACACGATCGATTCCGCCGGACTCGTCAAGGCGGCATCGGTGACCAAAGAGGTCGTCGAATATCTTTCAGGACGCGAAGCGCCTTTGACTTCGACGCTGAAGCCCGGGGAAGCACCACCGGCAGGACCGAAGACCGAGCGCAAGGTGAGCCTCGGGACGATCCCGGATTTTTCTTTTCACGGCAAGGGAGTCAGGCTGTCGGGTGTGGCCGAAGGATCTCCATCGGCGCTTGCGGGAATGCGGGAGGGCGATGTCATCACGGGCATCGACTCGCAGGCGGTGAATGATCTGAAGGATTTCTCTGACGCCTTGAAGAGAGCAAAACCCGGTGAGAAGTTATCGATCAGCTTTACGAGGAACGGGAAAGAAATGACGGTGCAGACCGCGGTTCAAGCGCGGTAG
- the sodC gene encoding superoxide dismutase [Cu-Zn] SodC encodes MKLFIAAAALGMVLALAPALFADETVVPLNLISDQGIGKTIGSITLSDTPQGLKLAPALTDLAPGVHGFHVHDKPDCGPGMKDGKPAAGFAAGGHYDPMASGKHEGPMGKGHLGDLPALVVDKDGKATAPVVAPRLKLSDVRGRSIMIHAGGDNYADAPAPLGGGGGRVACGVIK; translated from the coding sequence ATGAAACTGTTCATTGCAGCAGCAGCGCTCGGCATGGTCCTGGCACTCGCTCCCGCCCTGTTCGCAGACGAGACCGTGGTTCCCCTGAACCTCATTTCCGATCAGGGCATCGGCAAGACGATCGGCTCCATCACCCTGAGCGACACGCCTCAGGGCCTCAAGCTGGCCCCTGCCCTCACGGACCTGGCACCGGGAGTCCACGGCTTTCATGTGCACGACAAACCGGACTGCGGTCCGGGCATGAAGGACGGAAAACCTGCTGCGGGTTTCGCGGCCGGCGGACACTATGATCCCATGGCGTCCGGCAAGCACGAAGGCCCCATGGGCAAGGGCCATCTCGGCGATTTGCCCGCTCTCGTCGTGGACAAGGACGGCAAGGCGACGGCTCCCGTGGTCGCGCCGCGCCTCAAGCTGTCTGACGTGAGGGGCCGCTCGATCATGATCCATGCGGGCGGAGACAATTACGCGGACGCGCCGGCGCCCCTCGGAGGCGGCGGTGGCAGGGTGGCCTGCGGAGTGATCAAATAG